CCGGTACCGGGCTCGCGCGGCGACGGGCCAGCCGGCCACCTCTGGCTCCACCTCGGACTCCAGTTCGGCGAGCACCGCACCGAGGTCGCCGGTCGTGCGGCGGATCCGGGACAGCACCTCGGCGGCCTGTTCGAAGCCTGGATCGCCGGTCATGGGTGATCGGCGCACCGCACGCGCTCATTTGAGCACTTTACGGTGCTGGACGCGGCCGCAGCGCGCGCGACGTCCACGAGATCTGCCAGACTTGCCAGAATGCGATCGAACTGCTGCTCCCAATCGTTCATCGCCTGGCCGAACCGCACCGCCGCCTCGCCGCGCCACGATGCCTGCAGCGCCGCCATTTCGCTGTTCACCGTGCCGAAACAGGCGTTCGCCGCGTCGATCGCCGCCGCGAACCTCGCCCCCGCCGGAACCGGGTCCACGCCTCCTCCTCCCCCTCGCCGCGCCGAAGCCGCGAATCGAGCGCGCGGGTTCCTCGTCGAGGCTGCCGCAGGGATTCCGGTCCGGAAACCGGAGCACGCGGCCGATGCCCCTTTGTCACGGCAGGTGTGCCTGCCGGACCGCCCGGCCGGTTTGCCCGGCGTTCACCGGCGGGCCTCCCCGTGGTTTCTGTCTACCGGACAATTCGCTGGACAAGACAGGCAAAAGCAACCTGGGGCAGTCCCGTCACGTCACCTTTTCGGCGTAAGCTCACCAGTGGCATCCGGCGTGTGACGATCCGTCAGCGCGTGAAGGGAGACCGATGTCGGCATCCGGCGGCGTCCCGGCGCCGGAAATCCAGCTGCTCGGACCGGTGCGAGCCTGGCTCGGCGACCGGCAGCTCGACCTCGGTTCCGCTCATCGGCGCACAGTCTTCGCGGTGCTCGCGTTTTCGGCGAACCGCACCGTCTCCCGCGAAGTGCTCATCGACGCGGTGTGGGGCGACGCGCCCCCGGCCAGCGCGCAAGGGAGCATCTACACCTACATCTCCGGGCTGCGCCGCGTCCTCGAACCGGGCCGCCGCAAAGGCGCCGAATCGCAGCTGATCGCCTCGACCGGCTCCGGCTACTCGCTCTGCATCGAACCGGAGCAGATCGACGTCCACCGGTTCAGCGCGCTGCGCGACCTCGGCAACCGGCTGCTCGCCGAGGGACGCCGGGCCGAGGCGCGGAGCGTGCTCGACGAGGCTCTCGCGGAATGGGACGGCACGCCGCTGCACTGTCTCTCCGGGCATTACGCCACCGCGCAGCGGGTGCGGCTGGAGGAACTCCGGCTGGCGACCGTCGAACGCCGGGCCGAGTTGGCGATCGACTCGGGCGAGTCCGCTGGGCTCGTCACGCAGCTCGGCGAACTCGCCGCGGCGCATCCGTTCCGCGAGCCGCTGCACGGTCTGCTCATGCGAGCGCTCGACAGCGCGGGCCGCCGTCACGAGGCTCTCACCGTTTACACCGAACTGCGCGAGCGGCTGGTCGAAGCCTCCGGCACCGAGCCGGGGCCAGCGTTGCGAGAGCTGTACGAGAAGCTGCTGGCCACCGAGGATTCGTCCGCGCCCGCGCCAGCCGCGAAGGTCCCCCGCTTCCCGCTGCCGGTGCTGCCGCCGCGTCCGGCGACGTTTGTCGGACGGGAAAACGAGCTGCAGTTGCTCCGCGAGGCCGTCGCCGGTCTCGGCGGCGGCCTCGGCCGTTCCGTGTGGGTCAAGGGCGAACCGGGCATCGGCCGGACCGCGCTGCTGGCCGAAACCGTCGCGCTGGCACACGAAACCGGCTATCCCGCCCTGTTCGCCGCCGCGGATTCGCTTGACCAGGGCTTCGCGCTGCGACCGCTGCTGGACGCGCTCGGGGTGCACCCGCGCGCCTCGGACCTGCGCCGCGCGGAACTGGCAGTGGCGCTCGCCGAGAACCCGGAGCTGGACCCGGTTCAGGGCATTCTCGGGCTGGTTCGGCAGCTCTGCGCGGACGGACCGCTCGCGCTCGTGGTCGACGATCTGCAGTGGGCGGACGAAACCACGCTGCGGGTGTGGCAGCACCTCGCTCGCGAGACCCGGCGGCTGCCGCTCCTGCTCGTCGGCGCGAGCCGTCCGCTCCCCCGCTCGGCCGCGCTCGAAGCGCTGGCCGCGGACCTGTCGTCCGGCACGACCTCGCTGCTGTGCCTGGATCCGTTGCCGGACCACGACATCCGGAAGATCGCCGCCGGACTCACCGGCGCGCCGCCGAACCGGATGTTCTCGGTCCTGCTCGGCCACGCCGCCGGAAACCCGCGCTACGCCACGGAAATCGTCGAGACTCTGCTGGCCAATTCGATGATCCTGCTCGACGGCGCGCACGCGATCGTCGACGGCAACTCCTGCCGCTCGATCCCGTCGCCGCTCGGCTCGCGGATCACGCTGTACCTGATCTTCCTCTCCAGCTCGGCGCGCGACCTGTTGCGCTGGGCGGCCTTGCTGGGCAAGGAATTCTCGCTCGCCGACATCGCGATCGCCACCGAACGCGCGCCGACCGCCCTGGTCGCCGCCGTCGAGGAAGCGCTCACCGCGGGCGTGCTGGTCGAGTCCGGCGATCTGCTCGCGTTCCGGCATCCGTTGCTGCGCCGCGTGTTGTACGAAAAGACGCCGGCCGCGATGCGCGTCGCGTTGCACCGGCAGCTGGCCGAAGCGCTCGACGGAGCGGGTGCGGGCGCGGAACGCGTCGCCGAGCAACTGGCCGCCGCGCCCGCGCAGGTGGACCCGTGGATGGCGAACTGGCTGGTCGAGCACATCGGCACGGTCGCCGCGCAGTCGCCGCGGATCGCGGTCGACCTGCTGAAACAGGTGGTCAAACAGGCCGTGCTGCCCGCCGAGGCGCGCGAACCGCTCACCGCCACGCTCGCCCGGTTGCTGTTCTGGCTCGGCCGGGAACCGGAAGCGGAGGCGCGGTCGGTCGTCGCGCGCACCAAGGACAGCAGGCAGGCGGCGGAAATGCGCTGGATCCTCGCCTACATCTATTACCGCCGCGGCGAATTCGCCGAAGCATCCGCGGAAGTCCGCCGCACGCTGGCCGATCCGAAGGTGCCGGAGATGTGGCGCGGGCGGCACGAAACCCTGCGCGCGACCATCGAACGCTTCGCCGTAGACCATCAAGCGGCCGCCCCGGATCTGTCCGAACTCGGCGTGCTGGACGGACTCGACAACGACGCGGACCTGAGCACCGCGCGCCGGCTGGCCGCGACCCGGGCGGTGCCGGGGGAAATGCACCTGGCCGGCGCGGTGCACTACTACTGGCGCGGCCGCTGGGGCGAGGCGCTCGCCGAACTCGACACGGTGATCCGGGGCGGCGCGGAAACCGCGTCGTATGTGTTGCGCAGCCCGGGTTCGGCGTTGCTGGTGCACGGGGTCGGCGCGCTGATCGCGAGTCACCGGGACGAGCCGGACGAGGCGCGCGCGCATCTCGACGCGGCGGCCCGGCACCAGTTCCCGCACGGTCTCGAACCGAACGGCGGCGATTACCTCCTCGCCGCGCGCGCCCAACTCGCCGAGCTGGAAGGCGATCCGGACGCCGCTCTCGCCGCGCTTCTCCCGCTGCTGGACCAGAACTACCCGCCCGCGGCGCGCCAGCAATGGCTGCCCGACCTCGCCCGGCTCGCCATGCAGCTCGGCGACCAGCCGCACGCGTTCCGGGCGCTGCGGCTGATGGGCGACACCAGCGGATACGACACTCCGCCGTCGCACACCGCGGCGACCGCGCACTGCCGGGGCCTGGTCACCGCGGATCCGGACGCGATCCTCGGCGCGGCCACGCACTACGAGTCCGCCGGGCGGATGCTCAAACACGCCCGGGCCAGCGAGGACGCCGCGATCCTGCTCGCCGAGTACCGCCGTCTCGACGAGGCGCGCACGGCTTTCCTCGCGGCACTCACCAGCTACACCTCGGTCGGCGCGGCTTGGGACGTGCGGCGGGCCGAGACGCGGATGCAGCCGTACGGCATCCGGCGGGCCAGTCCGGTCCGCGCGCGTGCGGCAGGAGAGTGAACCGGGGTGGACTCGCGTCCATGATCGACCGGTAAACTCGGTCAACACGGCGAATGGAACGGCATGCCAGGGGACTTGCGGGTGACAGCGCTCGGCCCGCTGCGCGCCTGGCGCGGGACGACCGAAATCTCGCTCGGACCCGCGCGGCAGCGGGCGGTCTTCGCCATGCTGGCGGTCGCAGCCGGACGGCCGGTGCCGCGCGCGGAGCTGATCGCGGGAGTCTGGGGCGATTCGCCGCCGGCCAGTGTCGAAGGCAGTGTGCACACCTACATTTCCGGGCTGCGCCGTGCGCTGGAGCCGGAACGCACCCGGTGGTCCGCGTCGACCGTGCTCGGGTCCGGCCCGGCGGGCTACACGCTCGACCTCGCGCCGGAAGCCCTGGACGCGGCGAGGTTCGAGCAGCACCGGGAAGACGGCATCCGCGAGGCCGAGGCCGGGGCGCACAACCGAGCGGTCGCCGAGTTCGGCGCCGCGCTCAAGCTTTGGCACGGCGAAGCGCTGTCCGGGGTGCCCGGCAATTTCGCCGAACGGCATCGCGCGTACCTGGCCGAGTTGCGGCTGGACACGCTGGACCGGGCTGCCCGCAGCCGGCTGGAGCTGGGCGGCCACCAGGAGATCATCGCCGAGCTGACCGCGCTCACCGCCGAATATCCGCTGCGCGAATCGCTGCGGGCCTCGCTGATGCTCGCGCTTTACCGCAGCGGTCGGCATTCCGACGCGCTCGACGTCTTCCAGGACGTGCGCCACACGCTCCGCGCCGAACTGGGCGTGGAGCCTGGACCAGGATTGCGCGAACTGCACCAGCGCGTGCTCGCCGAGGACCCGGCGCTGGACCTGCCGCGTCCCGCGGTGCCCGAGCCGGTCGTGCGGACGCCGCAGGATCCGTTGCTGGGCCGGGAAACCGAGGTCCGCGAGCTGCATCAGCTGCTCGACGACGTCCGGGCGGGCCGCGGCCGGGCGGTGTGGATCGAGGGCGAGGCCGGGATCGGGAAGTCGGAGCTGCTGGCGCACGCGTTCGGCGAAGCTGGCGGCCTGCAGGTCGCGTGGGTCGCCGCGGACGAGCTGAGCATGCGGTTCCCGTTGCAGGTGATGCACGAATGCCTGGCGATCGACCCGCATTCGCCGGATCCGCGCCGGGCGCGCGTCGCGTTGAGCAGCGAGGAACCGGGGCGGCGGGCCGGCGACCCGGTGCTCGATTCGGTGGACCGGCTGCTGGCGCTCGTCGACGAACTGTGCGCCGAATCGCCGTTGCTGCTCGTGGTCGACGACCTGCAGTGGGCGGATGAATCGAGCGTGCTGGTGTGGCATCGGCTGTCCGCGGCGGCCCGGCAGCTGCCGTTGCTGCTGGTCGCCGCGACGCGACCGGCCCCGGAGCGGCCGGAGATGACCCAGCTGCGCCGCGGCGTCGAGACGCGCGACGGGATCGTGCTCGACCTCGGCCCGCTCGGCGAGGACGACGTCCTGTGCCTGCTGCAGCGGCAGATCGGCGCGGATCCCGGGCCGCGGCTGCGCGACCTCACCGGGCGGGCTGGCGGCAATCCGTTGTACCTCAAGGAAATGCTGGACGCGCTGGTGCATTCGGGCGCGGTCGAGCATCTCGACGGACGCGCCGACGTCCCGGATCCGCTGCGCTTCGAGCCGCCGGAATCGATTGTCGCGGCGGTGAACCGGCGGCTGGAGCTGCTGCCCGAGCAGACCCGGCACGTGCTGGGCTGGGGCGCGATCCTCGGCATGGAGTTCGCGGTCGGCGACATCGCGGCGGTGCTCGGACAGCGTCCGTCGGATCTGCTCGGCCCGCTCGAAACGGCCGTGGCGGACAACATCCTGCTCGACGCCGGCACTCAGCTCGCGTTCCGGCTTCCGTTGCTGCGGCAGACGTTGTACCACCATCTGCCGCCGGAAACGCGAGCCGCGCAGCATCGGCAGGCGGCCGAAGCGCTGGCCAAGATCGGCGCGCCGGTCAAGCGGGTCGCCGAGCAGCTCGTGGCCGTTCCGTCCACTGTGGACCCGTGGGTGCTGGACTGGCTCGTGGAGCACCAGAGCGCCGTCTCGAACCGGGCCCCGCTGATCGCGGTCGAGCTGCTGGAACGCGCGCTGGCCGTGGTCGAGGACGACGATCCGCGCCGCGAGCCGTTGCTGGTCGCGCTGGTGCGGGTGTTGTTCCGGCTCGAACGGAGCCCGGAAGACCTTGCGCTGCAAGCACTTGAGGTGGCGCGCGATCCGGACAACGCGGCGGAGATGCGGCACGTCGTGTCCGCGATGCGGTTCCGCCGCGGCGACGTGCAGCTCGCGGTGGAGACGCTCGGAAATCCGGCGGAGGACCCCGGGGTGCCGGAGCTGTGGCGGGTCAAGGGCCGTCATCTGCTCGCGAACTTCCGGCGCGGCGGACTCGACGACCTCGCCGTCGCGGAGAAGAACGCGCACGTCGCGCGGGCCGAGGCGAACGGCGACGGCTATCTGACCGCGCACGCGCTGCAGACGTTGTGGCTGGTCGATTCCGTGCGGCGGCATCATACGAGCGCGCTGAAGCACGTGGACGAGGCGATCGCGGCCGTCGGTGACGAGCACGAACTGGCCGACCTGCACCTCGATCTGCTGGACAACCGGGTTTTCACGATGCAGAACCTCGACCGGCTGGACGACGCGAACCGCACGCTGCAGGAAGCCGCCGAGGTGACGCGGCGGCACAGCATGCCGAGCGGGTTGCAGGTTTCCGTTGCGGTGCACCGGTATTGGGAAGGCCGGTGGGACGAAGCGCTGGTGGAACTGGACACGGTGACCGAGGACGGTCCAGCGATCACCTTTTTCGGCCTTCGTGAACCGGGAGCGGCGGCGCTGCTGCTGCACGGGGTCGCGGCCCTCATCGCCGCGCGGCGGGGCGAGCACGCGCAGGCGGCCGCGTTGCTGGACGCGGCGGAGGAACACGCGCCCGCGACCAGTGCCGAGCGGGAAAGTTTCGACTTTTTGCTGGCCGCGCACGCGCTGGTCGCCTATCAGCAGGGTGATCTGCAGAAGGCGATCACGGTGTTCGAGCCGATTTTGAATCCGACTTACGCGCAGATGATGTTGCGGCATCAGTGGTTGCCGCAGTTCGCGCAGATCGCGTTGGCGGCGGGCGACCGGGCGGCGGCGGAGCGGGCGCTGGCGGTGTGTGTCGAAGAGGCGGAGAAGGAACTGGAACCGGCACGGGCGTTCGCGGCCGCGGAATGGTGCCGGGGATTGCTGGGCGAGGATCCGGAGCCGGTGCTGCGGACGGCGGAGCATTTCCGTGCGGTGGGGCGGAAACCCGAGTTGGCCAGCGCGTTGGAGGACTCGGCGGTGCTGCTGGCCCGGGTCGGTCGGCTGGACGCCGCGCAGGCCGCGTTCGACGAGGCGGCTTCGCTGTACACGGAGCTTTCGGCAGCCTGGAACCTGGAGCACGCGGAGAAGCGGTTGCAGGCGGTCGGCGTGCAGCGCGGGGCTTCGCTGACGTCGGCGCGGCCGGAGCGCGGCTGGGAGTCGCTGTCGACGCTGGAAGTCCGCATCGCCCGGCTGGTCGCGGCCGGCCGGTCGAATCCGGAGATCGCGACGGAACTGCGGCTGCCTCGGCGGACGGTGCAGGCGCACGTGGTGCGGTTGCTCGGGAAGCTGAACGCGCCGTCCCGCAGCGAGCTGGCGAACGCGGTGGCGCGCCGGACGGGGTGACGAAAGTCGGGGGTCGCCGGAGACGGTCGGCAGACGCGGAAAGCCCGGCTGAGACGGCAGAGTTCCGGCATGCGCTTCCGAACAGTCCTCGCCGCCTCCCTCCTCGTCACCGCCGTAGGGGTCGCGCCCGCCGCGGCGGAGACCACTTTCGAGCTGCCTACGCCAACCGGGCCGCACGCGATCGGCGAACGCGACGTCCACCTCGTTGACCAGGCGCGGAACCGGGAGCTGATGATCAGCGTCTGGTACCCCGCCCGGCCGGGCACCGGGCCGAAGGCGCGGTACCTGCCCGCTCAGGCCGCGTCGTACTTCGACCAGGGCGCGGCACCGGCGCTGGGCCTGCCGACCGGCAAGGTCGACTGGGCGGCCGTCGAGACGCATGCCCGGGCGAACGCGCCGGCAGCGGGGCGGTGGCCGGTGGTTGTCTACTCGCCGGGCTGGGCGTCGCTGCGGGCGCTGGGCAGCGCGACCGCCGAGGATCTCGCCAGCCGCGGGTATATCGTGGTGACCATCGACCACACCGGCGAGGCACCGTTCGTCGTGTTCCCCGACGGACGGGTGGTGTTCTCTTCGCAGAGCAAGGACCTGGTCGCCGGGATGCGGACGCGGGTCGCGGATGTCCGGTTCGTCCTGGACCAGCTGCCGGGGATTCCCGGGCTGGGCAAGGCAATGGACGTGAGCCGGCTCGGGTTGATCGGGCATTCGTTCGGCGGGGACACAGCGGCCGAAGTGTCCACCGTGGACTCCCGAGTGGACGCGGTGGCCGACCTGGACGGGTGGCTCGCCTACGACGTCGACGGCAAGCAGCTCACTCGCGCGGGCTCGGACGGGGTGCCGCGGCCGGTGCTGTTGATGGGCTCGTCCGGCAGCACCAGCGACGGCCAGGCGCGCAGCCATCGGACGGCACCGGCGTGGAAGTCGTTGTGGGAGCGCACTTCGGCACCGAAGCAGGACATCGCTCTGGCGACCGCGATGCACTACAGCTACACCGACGTCCAGTGGTTCCTTCCGAAGCTGGCGCAGCGGGTGCCGGTCGATCCGAAGGTGCGGCAGACGCGGATCGGGACGATTGATCCGCGGACGAGCATCAACGTGCAGCGGTCCGCGATCGCCGGGTTCTTCGGGCGTTATGTCTCGTGAATCAGGCCCGGGTCAGGCCGGTCGAGATGCTGCGCACCAGGTTCCTTCCGAGCAGCAGGAACAGGACGATCACCGGCAGCACGCCCAGCGTCGCGCCGGTCAGCATCAGGGCGTAGTCGGTGAAGTAGCCGCTGGCCAGCTGGGACAGGACCACCTGCACGGTCGGCGTTTCCGCCGGGTCGAGGACTACCAGCGGCCAGAAGTAGTCGTTCCACGCGCCGAGGAAGGTCACCATCGCCAGGACGGTCGCTTGTGGACGGAGCGCCGGGACCGCGACGTGCCAGAACGTGCGGAGGATCGACGCTCCGTCCACAGTGGCCGCGTCCACCAGGTCCTGGTCGATCGAGCCCTCGCAGGCCTGGCGCATCCAGAACACGCCGAACGCGCTCACCAGGGCAGGGACGATCACCGCCTCCAGGCGGCCGTACCAGCCGAAATCGCTCACCACCAGGTAAAGCGGGACCACGCCCAGCTGCGCGGGCACCATCGCCGAGCCGACCACGAAGAAGAACAGCGTGTTGCGGCCGCGGAATCGGAGCCGGGCGAAGGCGAAGCCCGCGAAGCTGGACAGGACCACATTGGACACCATCACCGTCGTCGCGACGATCAGCGAATTGCCGATCGCAAGCCAGAAGTCGACGGTGGTGAAGACGCGCTGGATGTTATCGAAGAGATGGCCGCCGGGCAGCAGCAGCGGAGAGGTCTCGCCGATTGCCGTGTTGTCCCGAGTGGACACCACGAACGACCAGTACAGCGG
The nucleotide sequence above comes from Amycolatopsis sp. AA4. Encoded proteins:
- a CDS encoding WXG100 family type VII secretion target; the protein is MTGDPGFEQAAEVLSRIRRTTGDLGAVLAELESEVEPEVAGWPVAARARYREAKREWATALDRMPECLDRAAQAFREISAPDPKRDS
- a CDS encoding BTAD domain-containing putative transcriptional regulator, giving the protein MSASGGVPAPEIQLLGPVRAWLGDRQLDLGSAHRRTVFAVLAFSANRTVSREVLIDAVWGDAPPASAQGSIYTYISGLRRVLEPGRRKGAESQLIASTGSGYSLCIEPEQIDVHRFSALRDLGNRLLAEGRRAEARSVLDEALAEWDGTPLHCLSGHYATAQRVRLEELRLATVERRAELAIDSGESAGLVTQLGELAAAHPFREPLHGLLMRALDSAGRRHEALTVYTELRERLVEASGTEPGPALRELYEKLLATEDSSAPAPAAKVPRFPLPVLPPRPATFVGRENELQLLREAVAGLGGGLGRSVWVKGEPGIGRTALLAETVALAHETGYPALFAAADSLDQGFALRPLLDALGVHPRASDLRRAELAVALAENPELDPVQGILGLVRQLCADGPLALVVDDLQWADETTLRVWQHLARETRRLPLLLVGASRPLPRSAALEALAADLSSGTTSLLCLDPLPDHDIRKIAAGLTGAPPNRMFSVLLGHAAGNPRYATEIVETLLANSMILLDGAHAIVDGNSCRSIPSPLGSRITLYLIFLSSSARDLLRWAALLGKEFSLADIAIATERAPTALVAAVEEALTAGVLVESGDLLAFRHPLLRRVLYEKTPAAMRVALHRQLAEALDGAGAGAERVAEQLAAAPAQVDPWMANWLVEHIGTVAAQSPRIAVDLLKQVVKQAVLPAEAREPLTATLARLLFWLGREPEAEARSVVARTKDSRQAAEMRWILAYIYYRRGEFAEASAEVRRTLADPKVPEMWRGRHETLRATIERFAVDHQAAAPDLSELGVLDGLDNDADLSTARRLAATRAVPGEMHLAGAVHYYWRGRWGEALAELDTVIRGGAETASYVLRSPGSALLVHGVGALIASHRDEPDEARAHLDAAARHQFPHGLEPNGGDYLLAARAQLAELEGDPDAALAALLPLLDQNYPPAARQQWLPDLARLAMQLGDQPHAFRALRLMGDTSGYDTPPSHTAATAHCRGLVTADPDAILGAATHYESAGRMLKHARASEDAAILLAEYRRLDEARTAFLAALTSYTSVGAAWDVRRAETRMQPYGIRRASPVRARAAGE
- a CDS encoding carbohydrate ABC transporter permease; translation: MIRRGRAGAWVYAVLVGLVAASLFPLYWSFVVSTRDNTAIGETSPLLLPGGHLFDNIQRVFTTVDFWLAIGNSLIVATTVMVSNVVLSSFAGFAFARLRFRGRNTLFFFVVGSAMVPAQLGVVPLYLVVSDFGWYGRLEAVIVPALVSAFGVFWMRQACEGSIDQDLVDAATVDGASILRTFWHVAVPALRPQATVLAMVTFLGAWNDYFWPLVVLDPAETPTVQVVLSQLASGYFTDYALMLTGATLGVLPVIVLFLLLGRNLVRSISTGLTRA
- a CDS encoding WXG100 family type VII secretion target, which produces MDPVPAGARFAAAIDAANACFGTVNSEMAALQASWRGEAAVRFGQAMNDWEQQFDRILASLADLVDVARAAAASSTVKCSNERVRCADHP
- a CDS encoding dienelactone hydrolase family protein — protein: MRFRTVLAASLLVTAVGVAPAAAETTFELPTPTGPHAIGERDVHLVDQARNRELMISVWYPARPGTGPKARYLPAQAASYFDQGAAPALGLPTGKVDWAAVETHARANAPAAGRWPVVVYSPGWASLRALGSATAEDLASRGYIVVTIDHTGEAPFVVFPDGRVVFSSQSKDLVAGMRTRVADVRFVLDQLPGIPGLGKAMDVSRLGLIGHSFGGDTAAEVSTVDSRVDAVADLDGWLAYDVDGKQLTRAGSDGVPRPVLLMGSSGSTSDGQARSHRTAPAWKSLWERTSAPKQDIALATAMHYSYTDVQWFLPKLAQRVPVDPKVRQTRIGTIDPRTSINVQRSAIAGFFGRYVS
- a CDS encoding BTAD domain-containing putative transcriptional regulator; the protein is MPGDLRVTALGPLRAWRGTTEISLGPARQRAVFAMLAVAAGRPVPRAELIAGVWGDSPPASVEGSVHTYISGLRRALEPERTRWSASTVLGSGPAGYTLDLAPEALDAARFEQHREDGIREAEAGAHNRAVAEFGAALKLWHGEALSGVPGNFAERHRAYLAELRLDTLDRAARSRLELGGHQEIIAELTALTAEYPLRESLRASLMLALYRSGRHSDALDVFQDVRHTLRAELGVEPGPGLRELHQRVLAEDPALDLPRPAVPEPVVRTPQDPLLGRETEVRELHQLLDDVRAGRGRAVWIEGEAGIGKSELLAHAFGEAGGLQVAWVAADELSMRFPLQVMHECLAIDPHSPDPRRARVALSSEEPGRRAGDPVLDSVDRLLALVDELCAESPLLLVVDDLQWADESSVLVWHRLSAAARQLPLLLVAATRPAPERPEMTQLRRGVETRDGIVLDLGPLGEDDVLCLLQRQIGADPGPRLRDLTGRAGGNPLYLKEMLDALVHSGAVEHLDGRADVPDPLRFEPPESIVAAVNRRLELLPEQTRHVLGWGAILGMEFAVGDIAAVLGQRPSDLLGPLETAVADNILLDAGTQLAFRLPLLRQTLYHHLPPETRAAQHRQAAEALAKIGAPVKRVAEQLVAVPSTVDPWVLDWLVEHQSAVSNRAPLIAVELLERALAVVEDDDPRREPLLVALVRVLFRLERSPEDLALQALEVARDPDNAAEMRHVVSAMRFRRGDVQLAVETLGNPAEDPGVPELWRVKGRHLLANFRRGGLDDLAVAEKNAHVARAEANGDGYLTAHALQTLWLVDSVRRHHTSALKHVDEAIAAVGDEHELADLHLDLLDNRVFTMQNLDRLDDANRTLQEAAEVTRRHSMPSGLQVSVAVHRYWEGRWDEALVELDTVTEDGPAITFFGLREPGAAALLLHGVAALIAARRGEHAQAAALLDAAEEHAPATSAERESFDFLLAAHALVAYQQGDLQKAITVFEPILNPTYAQMMLRHQWLPQFAQIALAAGDRAAAERALAVCVEEAEKELEPARAFAAAEWCRGLLGEDPEPVLRTAEHFRAVGRKPELASALEDSAVLLARVGRLDAAQAAFDEAASLYTELSAAWNLEHAEKRLQAVGVQRGASLTSARPERGWESLSTLEVRIARLVAAGRSNPEIATELRLPRRTVQAHVVRLLGKLNAPSRSELANAVARRTG